The Mytilus galloprovincialis chromosome 3, xbMytGall1.hap1.1, whole genome shotgun sequence genomic interval GGGGTGTCATTAACATTACTCCTAAAAGGAAAAAATTATCcctttataacatatttaaagattgggagtttgagaagctaaatttaaaattttgtaagtataTTGGTGTTACAAAGATGTGCACAAATGTAGCAGTCCTGTCTGAATTgggtagatattttttttttatataaatttgctaacatatatgtttatgtattggcaTAGACTGGAGAATTCTCCATCTGATTTATTGAAAAGTGCTTATGCTGAGTTAAAAATGATTGAGAGTAAAGCTCAAACTAGCTCCAATAATTCATGgctctctaatatcattttctacaGTGAAAAATTGGGTATATacctaaatatatgtaaaaatttaggcaaaaataaattaaaaaaattactgaaaaaacagctcaaattaaattttcaaaatgattgggagaaaatgcgagatttttatttacagaatcaaggcaaattggacacttatttttcattcaaaagatcatttgacttcaaaattatttagatttaaagcacccacaaaaaaaattgttaacaaaatacagactcagcaatcactgtttaagaatagaaactgTCAGACATGAAAGAATTACCAATGtatgcagggccgtaactagcctcttttaatagtgaggcaatatattttcgccgagcggagcgagtcgAAAAATTttgggcgaggggtctgggggccacTCAAGGCCCCCAgtagctctgagaaaaataacgcaaaatcgtgcattctgagcgtttcccagactttttcttgcattgaaacggcttaattagtttttagatatttttttcgacaatcaggtcccaaagcaaaaacaaatattaatagtAATTTTagaacttccatttgttgtaatttaagacttttaggtattagagacaacattaaaagactaATATGTAGGATAAAGCGAAAATTgtaattctcataattattaataccgtatctgtctgtctgttcttgtcttgtattgtgattAGACATTGGTGATTTTTTCCTATGACTAGATTTGaatatagtgacattgcagtattatactttaagtactagtactgcttaagtccacactagggaccatcttcaccttgttttacgatcttttacggtattcatgattctttaaaagtattgttgaagaccatccggcaactatcaagatgaagagcaggaacacaaactttgaccattgatcatttgtattttttctatgcattgactgtATGTGCGGTTATGTCCCCATACTCCTTTATTATCTGTTAAAGGGTCTCatcacgacttaatgcaagtttaaactttcaatgtaaaaggtcatatatggcaataccttgtttttttcttcaaattatttgataccgggaaatatgtgaccttactttaattcaaaccatgtcagctatctagtttttttttacaataaaacaaactgttttgtattctttgatatcaatttcaattattcatgcagaaaggacattttttttgtgttcaaaatatatttatctaaCAATTCTGGACATCGTTGGACATGtaacattgcaaaaccacgtttacaaatgaatatcatcgctcagactatagtcataaaggaggaaaataaatgaacaaaagacaaactcggaacacagaagtacaaacaatagaccatcaactctgaaaactaaaaggaaaatagaaacatggataacGAAAAAAACAGCCAGGGGATACACCAGGGAGTGAAGAGaatttgcttcttgcaagacactttccgtgaaaacaatttgagtatgaaaacaaccttttgtttcattttttttttttaaattttttacatgaggcatttgcctcatttgcctcaatgtagttacggccctggtatgtggtaaatatgaaacattacctcgacatgagaggatatgtttatattgtaattcaaattgaattgaaaatgaaatgcactttATTCTGGAATGCCCTCtttacaataacctcagaagagatGTGACTGATTATATCaaaaaataccccagtttagataattcaaacagaaaagatcttttttcatggatcatgGTAAATGAAGATAGCAGctttttatctattatatatgCATACCTCGATAAAGGCCTGCACtttagaaaatcagaaaatttgtTAACATAAATACtctaaaagatatcaaaattatctccccttgaccactgattcTTTCCTCgtgcatttgaattattattttatgtttctttaatcactctgtaatgtttatgtcatgttgtaattaatgttatgctcttaatgggcccttaaatttggaaaataaaaaaaaataaagtttgactAATTATTTCAGTCTGTCaggaatacaaatatataaagtgtTCCATGAGAAGTATTCTAGAATTAACATATAATACACCGCCCCTAGACTATACAGTTTCATCGTAGCTCCAATTGTACAAGTGACAATTTCCCATTTGAGTTGTTTCTGTATTTTAAAGAAAAGATACTAGTTGATACAATCCAAAATTGGTAAGAATATGCGCGGGTTTTGAATTTTATATACATTGAGCATTGGTATTctctaataattacattagatgtatgtttcattatgatactttattctgattgggtaactgcacatcacgtgttattccgtaagcaattgcattgctcaataaaacttttcattcatgataacacgtggtccaacaataaagtgcacaggtgaattaaataaaacaataaaaaaattcgtgtgttcatgatcattgctaaaaaaatgtaattataagtattgaatgcttctttttgtaacttcatagggttttaaaagcgttgaccgtgcgtacatttttagtatgaagtgcttctttttgtaactttatagggttgcaAGGTTTCCTAAAAAAAATCGTATAATTACAACAAAAAGTTAAAAACGCCGTCATGCTAATAAAACTTGTTGAAAAAGCGTAGAttcaaaaatgtaatattatacCACTGTCTTTATTTCACTTCATTAGACCTTATTAAACCCTtctgttttactttttacataaagTACGCGATACGAACGACTGATCATTTAggtatttcatttaaatttatttgtttaaaagtcATTGTCTTTACAACACTAAGAACTTTGCACCTTAATGATTCAAAGAGATAATTTTGTCAATgtgatttataacatgtattaaaaGTAAGTATATTTGTACATTACTGTTTCTATTTAATTCGTTCTAAAGTAATACAGCATTCtctcaattaaaacaagaaagTAAATGTTGAAAAATGGAAAAGGTCATTTACGGTTTAGACAATATCCTGCATTTCACAAAATCAACTTTAAAATCTAAAGTGGAAAGATACActtctgtacatgtatataaaaaagcgAAAATAGTAGAATGAAAATGTCGTTATAATGATTTTACTATGTCAGTAAttcctttctttttttcatttttatcattttgaattAATTTCACAATATGGTCGTCCGTCTTTCAAATTTAAACTATTGTTTTCAAGGTAAATATTGAATCTGCAACTAACCTTAATCATGGCTGATGAGGACAATAGTGATCAACCAGTTCGGAAGTCCAGGAACGTGAAATTCATGGAGAGGATAGATAGTTCAGAAGAAGTTATCAACACCGACAGGGAAGGTTACCAAACTCCAACACCAAATGAACGacttaatataaaaacaaaagaaagtgaCGACAAATTTGATTGGTGTGGTCTGTGTTATGAAGATTTCCAGGACCCTAGAATATTACCGTGTATGCATACGTTCTGTTTTAAGTGCCTTGATGAATTTGTTGAACAGACTTCAGAAGAAAATAAATTCCCTTGTCCACTCTGTAAAATTAGTACTAGCATTCCAAACGGTGGCGTCACTGCATTTAAATCTAACATTTATGTTAGTGCTATGCAAGCCTCTCTCCAGATGGAGGCAAAGAAATCAGTCTGCGAAACTTGCGAAGAAGCACTGGAAGCACAAACTTACTGTCTTGAATGTAAGCAGAATTTTTGCAACAAATGTGGAAACATTCACCTAAAGATGAAGCTTTCAAAAGAACATCATTTAGTTAATTCTCTACAGACGGCTGAAAAAGATGGCCATAGAATGAAGTCCTACACGTTCTGTGATGATCACCGACAAGAAATCACATTATACTGTTGTGATTGTTCTATTCCGCTTTGTGATGCTTGTCAAATAGACAGTCATGAGGAGCACGATCTTCAAAACATTGTTGAATATGCAAAGGAAACTAAACAAGATTTGCAGAATTCTATTGATTTGTTAAATAATTATCTCCCTTCCCTAAAAGATAGGCTTACCGATGTGCAGCTTAATGAGAAGGAGTTTGTTACAGCGAAACAGAACCTAGCAGGTGTAATTAAGGCACGTGCTGTCGCTTTGCATAAAGAAATCGATGATGTATCAGATAAGTTTCTCgaagaaattgaaaaagaaattcaGGTCGAAGAAGATCGTGCAAAAATTTTCAAATCTCGTGTCTCGGAAGCTGTGAGATTTGCAAGTCAACAAATAACAGCAGCTAACCACTACATATCATTTGGATCGAACCCAGACGTTGCAGCAGGAAGAGACACTTTACGCCGTCATCTTCATGCCGCATTCAAACTTCTTCCTGTCGGATTCATACCGAGAGTCAACGTCATATTTTCATCTTCTAATTCAGGAGATACTATTTCCAGAGAAATGTTCGGTAACATTTCGAAGAGAGGCAAATTAAACATGGATCTTAAACAGGAAGCATCCTATAAAGTCCCTGGGCAGCACTTAATTCGCGGAATAGCCCCCGTCTCTGGAGGGAAAGCATGGGTTGCCTGTGGCTTCGATCAACGGTTGCATCTAATAAACCGTCTGGGAAGTCGTATCCGAACAATCCGCCTTGGAAAGGAGATAGACATCGATTATGTTACTTCTGACAGCAATGACAGTGTCTATATTTCTTGTCGTAAGAACAgatgtgtaaaagttttgaatcgGGACGTAAGAATCCGAGATCTGGCAATTTTGAACGACTACCCTCGCGGGATCGCCTTATCGCATACTAGTGACTTGTTAGTATGTGCGACCAAATCAAGCACATATGACAATTATAAGCATTCTGACAAAAACGTTGTGATGAAATATACTCACAACGGAAAGGTCATTACGGAGTTCGAAAGGtcgaaacaacacatgaaatatCCTAGGCGAATAACAGAAAATATAAATGGTGATATCTACGTTTCAGACCATAAAGAATCATGTGTTCATGTTTTAACTTTAGAGGGACGTCATAAGAGAAAATACACGGGAACAGAAGGTAATCTAATAGGGGAACCATGTGGTTTGACATGTGATAGGTATGGCCACGTCCTTGTTACAGACTACAAAAACCACTGCGTTCATTTACTAGATCAACAGGGTCAACATTTATGTAATATCTTAACCGAAAAAGATGGCATTAAGAATCCGTTTTCCGTTGCCGTTGATGACGACGGATTTTTGTGGTTAGGTTGTAGTTTAGGTATGGTTCATATATTTCAGTATTTACTGTAAAATTATGACAGCATTCTAATTGAGATTACCCTGTAAAGCTCTACTATCCTCACTGAAGTTATAACCAGCATAGTAGTccgcacttctgtgttgacattaaTTATCATCGATATTGTCTTATTTGTACCGGTAATTGTAAACTATctctttacaaaattttgaacttttcgAAATACATAGAGGATTTTTCTCCAAAGGAATAGACCAGGCAAAATCTTTTGGAATATTAAGTCTTCAACTTTCTTTAACTTCGTTCTTTGTCTCatcttttgaacttttttattcgagcaaCTGCATAGTTTTtaggagacgaaacgcgcgtctggcgaacagCTTTTTGTCCGAGTATTTATGATGCGTTTACATACAGTGTTAAAGCATTCAGTGAAGACGCACATCCTTTCGAAACAGCAGTTTCATAACTTTCGTTCAAGTTTAAAGAACTGTTGTTTGTTGTACCTAAGTGTTTCGAATTGACTTTCATTCATTATATGTAAAGTTTGGTATATTTTATGTATGtatattatataacatttatttttctttggttttaTTCAAAAGTCATTTGTGTCGTATCATAGTACGGACAGGTGACCTGTACAGGGTTTATTAATTCACGAAACACAGTATCGAATACATGCACTTGACAGTCAAAACCAGTTTTAAGTCTTATTCATCTCAAAGTACAGTGAAGATTTCATGAAAAAGTTAGGATTGAAAATTGACCCTCAAACTCTCGTAGCCTGACTTGAAATTTGTTTAGTTCAACACATTATTGTTTGTAGTGAGGCTTAGGAAGTCGAGCTCgtgtaaaaacaatatttttcatcGTATATAGTTGCAAAAGagacaatttttgtttgtttgacttATGTTTAGTGGTAAATATTTAATGATGTTCAGGACTAGAACAATGACTGAAATTTTGGTTATGAAAACAATGACTGAGTGAGATGAAGATCGGGTAATTTAGGAAAATACAACTAAAGGAAGAAATGTTTGATAGTGGTTATAATTTTGTCCTGCAGCATGTCACTTTACGGATTTTTTTTAACGCGCAGAAAGAGTTGAGCACTCCCTCTTCTTCTTCCATATACTGCCCATATGGAACTCTCTGAATATATACTTGCAAATTGGTTCTGCATGGTTAAAAACAGGATACAACAATTGTTCATCTTTATTTTGTGAGATTAGTCATTTGAAATTTTAACGTCTCAAATGACTGTGCTGTGGTGACCTCCGGGGGAAGCTTGTTCCAGTCTTTGGTGGTATACACAAAGAAGGGCCATCTCCTGCAGTCTTTGGTTGGTGTTTGTACCAAGTATACATGCTGTTGTGCATGTCTTGATACTCTAGTTTGTCTTTGGAGGTACAAGTCTTTGGTGATGGCTACTTTGTCGTTAACGATCTTTTACATCATTGCGACCCTGACCTTTCTGTGTCGTTCTTGGAGACTTTTCTAGCCCAATTCATTAATCTCATCTGTGACACTTGATCTGTTTCTGTAGCGCATGGTGACGTATCGCGCAGCCTTTCTttgattttttcaatttgttcACTATGTTTTTAATGATATGGGTCACATAATGTTGTGGCCTTATTAGAGTTTTGTATGCTTGCTCTTTAGTGCTTTCAGAGCCGATGTGTAGTTTTCTATGGATGAAACCAAGGCTTCTGCTTGCTTTGCTGGTAATGGTGTTGATGTGTTCTCCCCTGTCTAGTTGGTTTGTGATGGTGCACCCCAGGTACTTAATTGAAGTTTCATGTTTTAGTACATGGTCACATAAGACATCGGATTTAATGTCGAATTAAGAAGTATCTACATATTTATAAGTTCATATCGCAAAGCTATGCAGATGCAACATCTCAGCATGGAATTACCGGCAATCGGGAAATTCACGGTTACCACGTTACCATAGCTTCAACCTTGGTACACATAGATTAACGGGTCATTTCATCATGAAAGCGTTAATTTTTTGAAGTTGTATTACACTATTAAATTACAAAGATAAGTTTTCAGTATGAAAACAAGTATTACTAAAGAAATTCGGAATCATGATTTCTGGCTTATGATGTCATGTTGTTATCTCTTCTTTTTGTCCTTATGATTTGCAATACACTTACAGTGAATCATTCAATATGGAAAATCATGGTTTGTAAAACTGTTGTACAAGCTTCGCACTGGTGTGCCTACGCTGTTTAAAGAGGAAAACCAGAAAACTccagaaatcaaaattaaaaacaacatgcCAAACAGACATAAATTGTACAAAACCAGGTTTTTGCaggacatagctagataatacattACAATGCaggacatagctagataatacaattaattatctaattactaccacaatttgatgataattagtattgtaattttcattgttattaataaataaatgtaatatatcaGTCTTACAAATCTACTCTTGAATTCTATCTTAATTCTAACTTATTTTGGGGAAatctttttagaaattcaaatgtgacgtcactttgagCGTTGATGGCTTTGGCTATATcggctgtgtatttttatgtgctggtttgggttgttttatgtaatgtatccgtttttattctgtagttagtcaccacttcggttttatcatgtatatctattatatagtcattttataaaatttactgtttgaaaaagtatgaattattctaaatattgaggatgttcttgtcccaggcagaaaaccctagtCGTATTGGTCACGCCttatttggaacttttggtcatCAGTGcctttcaactttgtacttttttggtttttgagcttttttcaactgagcgtcactggttggttttgtgtggacaaggcgcgcgTCTGGGGGTTAAAGTTTAAATCtagtaccttttgttagctattattcgtgtgtttctctgtcctaaaTGTTCTCCCATTTTtcgtattgtagtcctgtcatgtaatattgtcaatttaatgttatatttaacattgccataaaagcgggaagtttggcatgccacaaaactaggttcaacccaccatttgtttttttgaaaatgtcctgtaccaagtcaggaaaatggccattgttatattatagttcgtttatgtgtgtgttacattttaatgttgtatttctgttgtgtcgtagttctcctcttacatTTGATCCTTTCCTCAgttatagtttgtaacccggatttgtttttttctcaattgatttatgaatttcgaacagcggcgtactactgttgcctttattcaaccaaccatttttttaaaatgtcctttaccaagtcaggaaagtgACAGTTATTATCTTATACattttagttcgtttctgtgtatgttgtgTTGTCGTTTATGTTTTCTGtcgcacttcagtgtttctgttgtttcgttgattttctcttatagttgatgtgtttacctcagttttattATGTAACCCAGATTTcttttctctaaatcgatttatgactttcgaacagcggtttactactgttgccttcatttaccCAAATTTCGTATTTTGCAAAAAAACTATTAGATAGCGGGAAATTGAAAATAGAACAAATATCAGTAATACAAACTAAAAAAAAGAGTTTATGAATTGTATTATTTTCTAAATGTTAAAAATGCACAAAGACTTATATGAGCTACTGAGGCTAACTAGATTCTCTCTGTTCATAAACATAGATGAGTTTTTCTTCACTCCATAGTGCATTATCACGCCAAATGCGGTAAAAGAAACATTTAGTTAAACAAATGGTCCAGGGAACCCTATCAACGCTTTATAAAGTCTCCTTAACTTCCGGTTGTCTGTACtatacaaaataagtaaaatcacaaaaataccgaacttagaggaaaatctaatcgcaaagttcataatcacaaggcaaaatcaaataacaaaacacatcaaaaacgaatggacaagaactgtcatattcctgacttggtacaggcattttcaaatgtagaaaatggtggattaaacctggttttataacgctaaccctctcactttgatgacagtctcgtcaaattccgatGATCAGAACCAAGAAGAAGATAACAGTTGTTAGGCAGTGCAATTTGTTGCTAAGATTAGTGTTAAATAATTTGAAACTGTATTGTATTAATACACCCTACACCCTACACCTATACATCCTCTTCCATCAAACGAACGCCCCTCAGAAGTATGAGTTTTACTTGGTTTGAAAAGGTATAATGATATTTAAATTGTGTATACCAGGATCAACCATCAACCATAGATGTCTGAAAATTTGTGACCTTTCTTCTTTCCGGAAAACACCAATAATTAAAAGATTTTCCCTACCatataattgaaaattaaaaaaaaatacattaccCTACTATCTTCTACATGTGCGTTTTTTTGTCATAATAGGTCACACTGTGTTACGGTCCAAATGAAGCCAACCAGTCTTTGTTTTATTGCCAAACGCCACGCGCTAAGCGAAGACGCATCTAATACTAAGTTTTAAAGACATCTACCCAGGGTTTGAACCCACAGCTCTCCTCAAAAGTGGCGGTCGAATTTATTATGTATAGAGGAATTTTGATGAGTAcagttataaatacaaaatttaatcctggtatctatgatgagtttatttacaaccactaggtcgatgctactgctggtagTCTtaattccctgagggtatcaccagcccagtagtgtgctgacatgaattatcattgatatggtcataaatataaattatctgtttacaaaacttttgaatttttgaaatactaaggcttttctacatcaggaatagattaccttagctgtatttggcaaaacgtttcggaactttggtcctcaatgctcttcaacttcgtactttatttggcctttttaacttttttggatttgagagtcactgaggagtcttttgtagacaaaacgtgcgtctggcgtaaatac includes:
- the LOC143069331 gene encoding uncharacterized protein LOC143069331, giving the protein MADEDNSDQPVRKSRNVKFMERIDSSEEVINTDREGYQTPTPNERLNIKTKESDDKFDWCGLCYEDFQDPRILPCMHTFCFKCLDEFVEQTSEENKFPCPLCKISTSIPNGGVTAFKSNIYVSAMQASLQMEAKKSVCETCEEALEAQTYCLECKQNFCNKCGNIHLKMKLSKEHHLVNSLQTAEKDGHRMKSYTFCDDHRQEITLYCCDCSIPLCDACQIDSHEEHDLQNIVEYAKETKQDLQNSIDLLNNYLPSLKDRLTDVQLNEKEFVTAKQNLAGVIKARAVALHKEIDDVSDKFLEEIEKEIQVEEDRAKIFKSRVSEAVRFASQQITAANHYISFGSNPDVAAGRDTLRRHLHAAFKLLPVGFIPRVNVIFSSSNSGDTISREMFGNISKRGKLNMDLKQEASYKVPGQHLIRGIAPVSGGKAWVACGFDQRLHLINRLGSRIRTIRLGKEIDIDYVTSDSNDSVYISCRKNRCVKVLNRDVRIRDLAILNDYPRGIALSHTSDLLVCATKSSTYDNYKHSDKNVVMKYTHNGKVITEFERSKQHMKYPRRITENINGDIYVSDHKESCVHVLTLEGRHKRKYTGTEGNLIGEPCGLTCDRYGHVLVTDYKNHCVHLLDQQGQHLCNILTEKDGIKNPFSVAVDDDGFLWLGCSLGMVHIFQYLL